Within the Plesiomonas shigelloides genome, the region CTGGCGTTTTGAAAGCCGCATTCATCAGGTGATGGAACAGCTCAATCTGAAAGAGGATATGGCGCTGTCAGAGCTCTCTGGCGGTTGGCTGCGTAAAGCGGCGCTGGCGCGTGCGCTGGTTTCTGATCCTGATGTACTGCTGCTGGATGAACCGACCAACCACTTGGATGTGGATACTATTCGCTGGTTAGAATCCTTCCTCAAAGAGTATAAGGGCAGCATTGTCTTTATCTCCCACGACCGTGCGTTCATTCGTAACATGGCAACGCGCATTGTCGATCTGGATCGTGGCATTCTGGTGTCATGGCCGGGCGATTACGACAAATATCTGGAAGGCAAAGAAGAAGCCTTGCGGGTAGAAGAGCAGCAAAACGCCGAGTTCGATAAACGTCTGGCGCAGGAAGAGGTGTGGATTCGTCAGGGGATCAAAGCGCGTCGTACCCGTAACGAAGGTCGGGTGCGGGCACTGAAAGCCTTACGTCGCGAGCGTGCGGAGCGTCGTGAAGTGATGGGCACCTCGCGCATCCAAGTGGATGACGTTTCTCGCTCCGGCAAAATTGTCTTCGAGCTGGAAAATGCGGGCTACGAAGTGGATGGCAAAGTTCTGCTGAAGAACTTCACCACCACCATCATGCGTGGCGATAAGATTGCACTGGTAGGGCCTAACGGTTGCGGGAAAACCACGCTGATCAAATTGCTGCTGGGTGAGTTGCAGCCCACCACTGGCACCGTGCGTTGCGGGACTAAGCTCGATGTGGCGTATTTTGACCAGTATCGCGCTGAGTTAGACCCAGAAAAAACCGTGATGGACAACGTGGCAGAGGGCAAGCAAGAAGTGATGGTAGCGGGCAAACCGCGTCATATTCTGGGCTATCTGCAAGATTTTCTGTTCCATCCACGTCGTGCCATGACGCCAGTCAAAGCGTTGTCCGGTGGTGAGCGTAACCGTCTGTTGTTGGCGAAGTTGCTGCTCAAACCGAACAATCTGCTGATCCTCGATGAACCAACCAACGATCTGGACATTGAAACGCTGGAGCTGTTGGAAGAGTTGTTGGCTGAATACCAAGGCACGCTGCTGCTGGTGAGCCACGATCGTCAGTTTGTTGATAACACCGTGACAACGTGCTGGATGTTTGAAGGGGATGGTCAGGTTTCCGAGTATGTCGGTGGCTACCATGACTCGCGTCAGCAGCAAGAAGCGGTGTTCGCCACCCGCGCGGCGCAGCAGCCGAAAGCGGCAGCCAAGCCAGCAGAAGAAGCCAAGCCTGTGGCCGAAAAGCCGCGTCGTACAAGCGCGACGGTGCGTTTGAGCTATAAGCAACAACGCGAGCTTGATGAGTTGCCAGCGTTACTGGAGCAGTACGAAACCCGTATCGCCGAATTGCAGGCTGAGGTGGAAAATCCAGAATTTTTCCAAAAACCGCATCAGGAAACATCCCGCGTGCTGAATGAATTGGCTGAAGTAGAGCAAAAGCTCGAAACGGCTTTTGAGCGTTGGGAAGAGCTGGAAAATGTCAAAAACAACAGCTAGTACAGAATAACTGACTGAATCTGTAACGGTTCTTTCGCTAATCTGTCATCAGGCCATCATACTCAGCAATCATGCTGAACGGTATGATGGCCTTTTTCTTTTTCGCTTCCCCGTGTCAGGCCTCACAAAAGCTGAATTGGCCTGAATTTTGCGCGTTGAATTCATCCCATGATTGTTCAATTCTTAGAGGGGAGGAGTTACTCCTCTTCTGAGTCTTCCGTACCAACATGAGGGAAACCTGAATGAAGAGACAAAAACGGGATCGTTTGGAACGTGCTCATTCACGTGGTTACTTTGCTGGATTAGAAGGGCGTTCGAAAGAGCTTTGCCCGTATCAAACTCTTGATGCGCGATCACATTGGTTAGGCGGTTGGCGCGAAGCAATGGAAGACAGAACGTCAAATGGTATTAAATAGGGCTGCCGGTATCGG harbors:
- a CDS encoding ABC transporter ATP-binding protein, which translates into the protein MALINLTGAYLSYSDAPLLDHTELHIEPNERVCLVGRNGAGKSTLMKVLAGEQKLDDGRLQVQQDVVVARLEQDPPRDAQGSVFDYVAEGVEKVAQQLKDYHDISLKIATDPSEQNLAKMARLQEALDHCDGWRFESRIHQVMEQLNLKEDMALSELSGGWLRKAALARALVSDPDVLLLDEPTNHLDVDTIRWLESFLKEYKGSIVFISHDRAFIRNMATRIVDLDRGILVSWPGDYDKYLEGKEEALRVEEQQNAEFDKRLAQEEVWIRQGIKARRTRNEGRVRALKALRRERAERREVMGTSRIQVDDVSRSGKIVFELENAGYEVDGKVLLKNFTTTIMRGDKIALVGPNGCGKTTLIKLLLGELQPTTGTVRCGTKLDVAYFDQYRAELDPEKTVMDNVAEGKQEVMVAGKPRHILGYLQDFLFHPRRAMTPVKALSGGERNRLLLAKLLLKPNNLLILDEPTNDLDIETLELLEELLAEYQGTLLLVSHDRQFVDNTVTTCWMFEGDGQVSEYVGGYHDSRQQQEAVFATRAAQQPKAAAKPAEEAKPVAEKPRRTSATVRLSYKQQRELDELPALLEQYETRIAELQAEVENPEFFQKPHQETSRVLNELAEVEQKLETAFERWEELENVKNNS
- the rmf gene encoding ribosome modulation factor, with amino-acid sequence MKRQKRDRLERAHSRGYFAGLEGRSKELCPYQTLDARSHWLGGWREAMEDRTSNGIK